A region from the Phycisphaerales bacterium genome encodes:
- a CDS encoding PQQ-binding-like beta-propeller repeat protein produces MRRGLDIKAIFTTLATVFSVVGPSSSAQAQFVGGMPEDDQVIIAYPDDSVLARESLARLQELAAAQVWGEAVRNVQSLLDTEGDRMIEAEGETDLMLPVRARVHEVLLTQPALLERYRAAQSVAAEELLKRGDLETVERSYLLTPAGLTAALRLAQANIEHARFHAAARILESLDRHPDRLASATDAEASARVAALLARYLRDDRTLQLATRFAGDAQRLGKVVEIPDRATVLPELPRPVTVYGSQAAVDVSRVSPEPLEAVSLASNAPAFDAIPEADPWRRSIVLPVVVGNVVYVNDGETFKALDRETLAVRWETRPEWGGPKSNSMDNIYRSFRDTIEDPATVAFSGTARGGVVVGTTGFARGGFRSGDPRVHALDAATGRVLWSVDAAWLDPSLNTGSVRGPAVIDGDTVVVALSKSASVSTRVGSLYMVGLDLYSGEMRWMRLLGSTGLLPWGGAARRADASVVHEGVVYRADDFGLIGAYETTNGRPLWVRRMNAKRPRRTMMAQRVAADPAFSAVVPVIVGGDLFILEPGDAKVLRIDARTGERSGARDASAFNSPVYLLSCGSTLIGVGRSRLAFVDTSDFVNGTIRLSPSIGDPQTSVRDQTILGRVVAAGSRVLVPIASGFSLVDPQDPASVEGVAMEGSGNTICVGGQVIAADSASLRTYAPWERARESLLARIASAPDDATLTMTFVQLAHRAGHTDEIGEMLDRTLARIEPWSADSTGVRSRLFTLLHGIVRDLREAALPAETGAAHPARRASASIETIERVESAMSRCAETSAQRATMFMEIGHLHEARQEDQRALRAYQEIFADAQMSSVVPLPPPMEPGETLDAAGEMERTARDTRSQALSRTEEILRRRGIVDYKAFDMEASAMLALGAEADERTLEDVARRYPFATSSIEAWRSVGRIRGERGDAGGSSRALASGVRTARARAAAGDADVHGVLVQDTLALVSALEGMGRTSEAYRTLRGVVEWTTPEQEAPIRSRLGELRATLELTSGRATIGMSIDPAGEPQVLTGWEVMEPLTPAGPGTPTDVVMMQSPATRRVALFGVDATTGRLGEIWTRPFESLPPSTLAVNLDRTYLFWSSADGGLVEAIDNATGKTSWRSPAFGAVFGPDQPARFPATTQLQTPASGDVRFGDLVVALDDQTVILVERGGRAAAFDAERGEVLWKRLLDMQQVFDVAGGGTQVMIAGATVVSAERVRRPDDTSLVPLILVLDKRTGTTTLSFGGSNAEQTRELGQYVRWVRATRDARFVVGVNDAMLLIEPGQSDPVWVTRPLGLVVPALAAIGNGNVVVLDDTRTPWVYSLKDGSPAPGRVDPGGNGLTYPLRLARVASGVVIGSTSGFMTIDATGTRIGADGLPRDTFALPPVVGENAVVGVSALERRSPQATGGEVVTVYVMEPSTGRVVDRRQVELAGEPRSVAMVDGHVVLSIDNASVVLGTRP; encoded by the coding sequence ATGAGACGCGGTCTGGACATCAAGGCGATTTTCACGACTTTGGCCACGGTGTTCTCGGTCGTGGGCCCGTCATCGTCGGCGCAAGCCCAGTTTGTGGGCGGGATGCCCGAGGACGACCAGGTCATCATCGCGTATCCGGATGACTCGGTGCTGGCCCGCGAGAGCCTGGCGCGTTTGCAGGAGTTGGCGGCGGCCCAGGTGTGGGGCGAGGCCGTGCGGAACGTACAGTCGCTCCTCGACACCGAGGGCGACCGGATGATCGAGGCCGAAGGGGAGACGGACCTGATGCTGCCGGTGCGCGCGCGCGTGCACGAGGTGCTGCTCACGCAGCCGGCGCTCCTGGAGCGATATCGCGCCGCCCAGAGCGTGGCGGCAGAGGAGTTGCTGAAGCGCGGCGATCTGGAAACGGTCGAGCGTTCGTATCTCTTGACGCCGGCGGGATTGACAGCGGCGTTGCGACTCGCCCAGGCCAACATCGAACACGCCCGGTTCCATGCCGCGGCAAGGATTCTGGAATCGCTCGATCGGCACCCGGACCGATTGGCGTCGGCGACGGATGCCGAGGCGAGCGCGCGCGTCGCTGCGCTTCTGGCGCGGTATCTGCGTGATGATCGGACACTCCAGTTGGCCACGCGCTTCGCGGGCGACGCGCAGCGCCTGGGCAAGGTTGTCGAGATTCCCGATCGGGCGACGGTGCTTCCGGAACTGCCCCGGCCGGTGACGGTGTATGGCTCGCAGGCGGCGGTGGACGTGTCGCGGGTCTCCCCCGAGCCGCTCGAGGCGGTTTCGTTGGCCTCGAACGCGCCGGCCTTTGATGCGATTCCCGAGGCCGACCCGTGGCGGCGATCGATCGTGCTCCCGGTCGTTGTTGGGAACGTTGTCTATGTCAACGACGGGGAGACATTCAAGGCTCTGGACCGCGAGACGCTGGCGGTCCGCTGGGAGACGCGGCCCGAGTGGGGCGGGCCGAAGTCCAATTCGATGGACAACATCTATCGCTCCTTCCGCGACACGATCGAGGACCCGGCGACGGTGGCGTTCTCGGGAACGGCGCGCGGCGGGGTGGTGGTGGGGACGACGGGTTTCGCGCGGGGTGGGTTTCGCAGCGGCGATCCGCGCGTGCACGCGCTCGATGCCGCCACGGGGCGCGTGCTGTGGTCGGTGGACGCGGCGTGGCTGGACCCAAGTCTGAACACGGGGAGCGTGCGCGGGCCTGCCGTGATCGATGGCGACACGGTGGTGGTGGCGCTGAGCAAATCGGCGTCGGTGAGCACGCGCGTGGGAAGCCTGTACATGGTCGGGCTGGACCTGTACAGCGGCGAGATGCGGTGGATGCGACTGCTGGGGAGCACGGGCCTCCTGCCCTGGGGTGGGGCAGCGAGACGTGCGGACGCGAGCGTGGTCCATGAGGGCGTCGTGTATCGTGCCGACGATTTCGGATTGATCGGGGCGTATGAGACGACGAACGGGCGGCCATTGTGGGTCAGACGGATGAACGCGAAACGGCCGCGGCGGACGATGATGGCGCAGCGCGTGGCGGCGGACCCGGCGTTTAGTGCGGTCGTGCCGGTGATCGTGGGTGGGGATCTCTTCATCCTCGAGCCGGGCGACGCGAAGGTGCTCAGGATCGACGCCCGGACGGGCGAGCGATCGGGGGCTCGCGACGCGTCGGCGTTCAACTCGCCGGTGTATCTCCTTTCGTGCGGGTCAACACTTATCGGCGTGGGGCGGTCGCGATTGGCGTTCGTGGACACGAGCGACTTTGTGAACGGCACGATCCGGCTCTCGCCCTCGATTGGTGATCCGCAAACGAGCGTGCGGGACCAGACGATCCTCGGTCGCGTGGTGGCGGCGGGGTCTCGCGTGCTCGTGCCGATCGCGTCGGGGTTCAGCCTGGTCGATCCCCAGGATCCCGCGTCGGTCGAGGGCGTGGCGATGGAGGGGTCGGGGAACACGATCTGTGTGGGCGGGCAGGTGATCGCGGCGGACTCGGCGAGCCTCCGAACGTACGCGCCGTGGGAACGGGCGCGCGAGTCGCTGCTGGCGCGGATCGCGTCGGCCCCGGATGACGCGACGCTGACGATGACGTTCGTGCAACTGGCTCATCGCGCGGGACACACCGACGAGATCGGGGAGATGCTGGACCGAACTCTGGCGCGGATCGAGCCGTGGAGCGCCGATTCGACGGGGGTGCGGTCGCGGCTCTTCACGCTGCTGCACGGGATCGTGCGGGACCTGCGGGAGGCGGCCCTCCCGGCGGAGACTGGCGCGGCGCATCCGGCGCGTCGGGCGAGCGCTTCGATCGAGACGATCGAGCGGGTGGAGTCGGCGATGTCCCGGTGTGCCGAGACGAGCGCGCAGCGGGCGACGATGTTCATGGAGATCGGGCACCTGCACGAGGCGAGGCAGGAGGACCAGCGGGCGCTACGGGCGTACCAGGAGATCTTTGCGGACGCGCAGATGTCGTCGGTCGTGCCGCTCCCGCCGCCGATGGAGCCTGGCGAGACGCTCGACGCGGCTGGCGAGATGGAGCGTACGGCCCGCGACACGCGTTCGCAGGCGCTCTCGCGGACGGAGGAGATCCTGCGTCGGCGCGGGATTGTGGACTACAAGGCGTTCGACATGGAGGCGTCGGCGATGTTGGCGCTCGGGGCGGAGGCTGACGAGCGGACGCTCGAGGATGTTGCGCGGCGGTATCCCTTCGCGACCTCTTCGATCGAGGCGTGGCGCTCGGTGGGTCGGATCCGTGGCGAGCGTGGCGATGCCGGCGGATCGTCGCGGGCGCTGGCCTCGGGCGTGCGGACGGCCCGCGCGAGGGCGGCCGCGGGCGACGCGGATGTTCACGGTGTGCTCGTGCAGGACACGCTGGCGTTGGTGTCGGCGCTGGAGGGGATGGGGCGGACCTCGGAGGCGTATCGAACGCTGCGCGGGGTGGTCGAGTGGACCACGCCGGAGCAGGAGGCGCCGATCCGATCGAGGCTCGGCGAGTTGCGAGCGACGCTCGAGTTGACATCCGGGCGCGCGACGATCGGGATGTCGATCGATCCCGCGGGCGAGCCGCAGGTCCTGACGGGGTGGGAGGTGATGGAGCCTCTGACGCCCGCGGGGCCCGGGACGCCGACGGACGTGGTGATGATGCAGTCGCCGGCGACGAGGCGTGTGGCGCTGTTCGGGGTCGACGCGACGACGGGCCGACTGGGCGAGATCTGGACGCGACCGTTCGAGTCGCTGCCGCCTTCGACACTCGCGGTGAATCTCGACCGGACGTATCTGTTCTGGTCGAGCGCCGATGGCGGATTGGTGGAGGCGATCGACAACGCGACGGGGAAGACCTCGTGGCGATCGCCGGCGTTCGGGGCTGTCTTCGGGCCCGACCAGCCGGCGCGGTTCCCGGCGACGACGCAACTGCAGACTCCGGCCTCGGGGGACGTGCGCTTCGGCGACCTGGTGGTGGCGCTCGATGACCAGACGGTGATCCTCGTGGAGCGAGGCGGACGAGCGGCGGCGTTCGACGCCGAACGTGGCGAGGTGCTGTGGAAGCGGCTCCTCGATATGCAGCAGGTCTTTGACGTGGCCGGTGGCGGCACCCAGGTGATGATCGCCGGGGCGACGGTCGTGAGTGCCGAGCGCGTGCGCCGGCCCGATGACACGAGCCTGGTGCCGCTGATCCTCGTCCTCGACAAGCGGACGGGCACGACAACGCTCTCGTTTGGCGGATCAAACGCGGAGCAGACCCGCGAACTTGGGCAGTATGTCCGCTGGGTGCGGGCGACGCGGGACGCGCGGTTTGTGGTAGGCGTGAACGACGCGATGCTGCTCATCGAGCCCGGGCAGAGCGATCCGGTCTGGGTGACGCGTCCGTTGGGGCTTGTCGTGCCGGCGTTGGCGGCGATCGGGAATGGAAACGTCGTCGTGCTCGACGACACGCGCACGCCCTGGGTGTACTCGCTGAAGGACGGCTCGCCCGCGCCGGGGCGGGTGGATCCGGGCGGGAACGGATTGACCTATCCGTTGCGGCTGGCGCGCGTGGCGTCGGGCGTGGTGATCGGCTCGACGAGTGGGTTCATGACGATCGATGCCACGGGCACACGTATCGGCGCCGACGGGCTCCCGCGGGACACGTTCGCGCTCCCGCCGGTTGTGGGCGAGAACGCGGTGGTCGGCGTGTCGGCGTTGGAGCGTCGATCGCCCCAGGCGACCGGGGGCGAGGTGGTGACGGTGTACGTGATGGAGCCGTCAACGGGTCGTGTGGTGGACAGGCGTCAGGTGGAGTTGGCGGGCGAGCCGCGCTCGGTGGCGATGGTGGACGGGCACGTGGTCCTCTCGATCGACAACGCGAGCGTGGTGCTAGGCACGCGGCCTTAG
- a CDS encoding LEA type 2 family protein — translation MRAQRNLPGVVLVSMAVVLGGCSGTTPRVSTGRLELGTQTDQGVVLNLVVLAENPNRDALPLGDVHYEVALGDTRVFKGTRSAQATLRRFGRHEIILPVALTREEWERLGSKVVAGASDEAGTASDGSSAARALDIPYRATGHVQYTPPGPLVSVLEDSGLWMPSVGFDIEGNKGGQ, via the coding sequence ATGCGCGCGCAGCGAAATCTCCCTGGCGTTGTTCTTGTGTCGATGGCGGTCGTGCTTGGCGGCTGCTCGGGGACGACGCCCCGCGTCTCGACGGGTCGTCTCGAACTCGGCACCCAGACCGACCAGGGTGTGGTCCTGAACCTCGTGGTCCTGGCCGAGAACCCCAATCGCGACGCCCTGCCCCTGGGCGATGTGCACTATGAGGTCGCCCTCGGCGACACGCGCGTCTTCAAGGGCACACGCTCGGCCCAGGCCACGCTCCGCCGATTCGGGCGGCACGAGATCATCCTCCCCGTCGCCCTGACGCGCGAGGAATGGGAGCGACTGGGTTCCAAGGTCGTGGCCGGCGCATCAGATGAAGCCGGCACGGCATCCGATGGCTCATCCGCCGCCAGGGCCTTGGACATCCCCTACCGCGCGACGGGCCATGTGCAGTACACGCCGCCGGGGCCATTGGTCAGCGTGCTGGAGGACTCGGGGCTGTGGATGCCGAGTGTGGGGTTTGATATAGAAGGAAACAAGGGCGGCCAATAA
- a CDS encoding NF038122 family metalloprotease, producing MSAITTVPESILFDRATGKSELVLREIVPTTLEVLRERLPDAIPVYSKEADGAVHQGIRFCNTASAPNRSPRLWCPAMVVISPDGVWSIDDMVWGMVDGVVMPGDCVEIAGGEDARLMVARDRSLDMLEPLKRQITPRAPSFTVDYNSQFAPAEFVGHDAEVIAAIERALDVYRSILMSEDFQVTVQIRWATLDENVLMQTSNLVRDFRPWSGLTGVRIQFVADSFFDDETFETNIIDTLPMGPTVPYRWGANGSTQTSSICLSVPLLKKWYGSASNDPIHIEINNTLRPINEHMPQGPRRRWRLDERIGPGISNEEYDFVGAIVHELGHGLGFWSELEPAQDSFYNFISNWDIFRMPATLAPIGASTFETTPRELRPSEDAVGVTGFGTTQYQYFVSRGAVTEGDGNGAAHWRDAGSAPIGIMRPGLASGESLLVNGAYLQESDIRAFDIMGFNILQSNVQPPAAPVIPVTPGQGAMLRPGDVLFEWQPAFGAVSYGVVLLDLGQSGTSDPVVVHSQLSITETTYVVTQSTFTPGHVYLWRQFSNNTRGFATVERQYSVACWADVDDGSGTGVPDGGVLIDDLLYYNTIYMAGLSEADLDDGSGQGVPDGGVTVDDFLFYLSRFTSGC from the coding sequence TTGTCGGCCATCACCACAGTTCCCGAGTCGATTCTCTTCGATCGTGCCACGGGCAAGTCCGAACTCGTGCTACGCGAAATCGTGCCGACAACTCTGGAAGTGCTGCGCGAGAGACTGCCGGATGCCATCCCGGTGTATTCAAAGGAAGCAGACGGCGCTGTCCATCAGGGCATCCGTTTCTGCAACACTGCTAGCGCTCCGAACAGATCGCCACGTCTCTGGTGCCCCGCGATGGTGGTGATCTCGCCCGACGGCGTATGGTCGATCGACGACATGGTGTGGGGCATGGTGGACGGCGTGGTGATGCCCGGCGACTGCGTCGAGATCGCTGGAGGCGAGGATGCGAGACTGATGGTCGCCCGCGACCGTTCGCTCGACATGCTCGAACCGCTCAAGCGTCAGATCACACCACGCGCACCAAGTTTCACAGTCGATTACAACTCGCAGTTCGCGCCCGCGGAGTTTGTTGGTCATGATGCAGAAGTTATCGCCGCGATCGAGCGGGCCCTGGATGTGTACCGCTCAATTCTGATGAGTGAGGATTTTCAGGTCACTGTGCAAATCCGCTGGGCGACCCTCGATGAAAATGTCTTGATGCAAACATCAAATCTCGTAAGAGACTTTCGTCCGTGGAGCGGGCTGACAGGAGTCAGGATTCAGTTTGTCGCAGACTCATTCTTCGACGATGAGACCTTTGAAACAAACATCATTGACACGTTGCCGATGGGGCCAACAGTACCATATCGATGGGGCGCGAATGGCAGTACTCAAACATCGTCAATATGTTTGAGTGTTCCACTTCTCAAGAAATGGTACGGTTCGGCTTCAAACGATCCAATACATATTGAAATCAACAATACTCTCAGGCCGATCAACGAGCATATGCCACAGGGACCTAGGAGACGATGGAGGCTAGACGAGCGGATTGGACCAGGTATTTCAAATGAGGAATACGACTTTGTTGGCGCAATAGTACACGAGTTGGGACATGGGCTCGGGTTTTGGTCGGAGCTCGAGCCGGCGCAAGACTCGTTCTATAACTTCATTTCGAACTGGGACATCTTTCGAATGCCGGCGACGCTCGCACCAATTGGTGCAAGCACGTTTGAAACAACCCCTCGAGAGTTGCGTCCGTCAGAAGATGCAGTGGGCGTGACAGGATTCGGTACGACTCAATATCAGTACTTTGTATCACGGGGTGCGGTGACAGAAGGGGACGGAAATGGCGCAGCACACTGGCGAGATGCTGGCAGTGCGCCCATTGGGATCATGAGGCCCGGCTTGGCAAGTGGTGAGAGCCTTCTGGTGAATGGAGCGTATCTTCAAGAGTCTGATATACGCGCGTTCGACATTATGGGATTCAATATCCTCCAGAGCAATGTACAACCACCAGCGGCGCCTGTGATACCTGTAACACCAGGCCAAGGCGCGATGTTACGTCCTGGCGATGTTTTGTTTGAGTGGCAGCCAGCGTTTGGCGCTGTTAGTTACGGCGTGGTGCTCTTGGACTTGGGGCAGAGTGGCACCAGTGATCCCGTTGTGGTGCATTCACAGTTGTCAATCACAGAGACAACTTACGTAGTAACACAGAGCACATTTACGCCAGGCCATGTGTATCTGTGGCGCCAGTTCTCAAACAATACGAGGGGATTCGCCACTGTTGAACGACAGTATAGCGTGGCGTGCTGGGCCGATGTCGACGACGGCTCAGGGACGGGCGTCCCCGATGGCGGGGTACTGATCGATGATTTGCTCTATTATAACACTATATACATGGCTGGATTATCAGAGGCAGACCTGGACGATGGCTCCGGCCAGGGAGTTCCTGACGGCGGGGTCACGGTTGACGATTTTTTATTCTACCTTAGCCGGTTCACGTCTGGCTGCTGA